Proteins from a genomic interval of Lysobacter arenosi:
- a CDS encoding LysR substrate-binding domain-containing protein, producing MNLRDLKYLVALADHKHFGRAAAASFVSQPTLSTQIKKLEDELGVALVERAPRRVMLTPVGREVAERARKVIADVEQMAEIARRSQDPEAGTVRLGLFPTLGPYLLPHVVAPLRQRFPRLELLLVEEKTDQILARLRDGRLDAGLLALPIHDDQLHVEVLFDEPFLLAVPQQHPMADQDSLDINDLDNQHLLLLEEGHCLRDQALDVCHMAGAGERDGFRATSLETLRQMVAAGVGITLLPMLAVQPPVPVSSDIHLLSFRGEAPHRQIAMVWRRSSAMGDFLMQLAGEFRKLPASLLVPPKTQVAQALSV from the coding sequence GTCAGCCAGCCGACGCTGTCGACGCAGATCAAGAAGCTCGAGGACGAACTCGGCGTCGCTCTGGTCGAACGCGCGCCACGAAGGGTGATGCTCACCCCGGTCGGGCGTGAAGTCGCCGAGCGCGCGCGCAAGGTCATCGCCGATGTCGAGCAGATGGCCGAGATTGCGCGGCGCAGCCAGGACCCCGAGGCCGGCACGGTGCGGTTGGGACTGTTCCCGACGCTGGGCCCTTACCTCCTCCCGCACGTGGTGGCGCCGCTGCGCCAGCGTTTCCCGCGCCTGGAACTGCTGCTGGTCGAAGAGAAGACCGACCAGATCCTGGCGCGTCTGCGCGACGGCCGCCTCGATGCCGGCCTGCTCGCACTGCCCATCCACGACGACCAGCTGCACGTGGAAGTGCTGTTCGACGAACCGTTCCTGCTGGCGGTGCCGCAACAGCACCCGATGGCCGACCAGGACTCGCTCGACATCAACGATCTCGACAACCAGCACCTGCTCCTGCTCGAGGAAGGCCACTGCCTGCGCGACCAGGCACTGGACGTGTGCCACATGGCCGGTGCCGGCGAACGCGACGGCTTCCGCGCCACCAGCCTGGAGACGCTGCGGCAGATGGTCGCCGCGGGCGTCGGCATCACCCTGCTGCCGATGCTGGCCGTGCAGCCGCCGGTGCCGGTCTCGTCCGACATCCACCTGTTGAGTTTCCGCGGCGAAGCACCGCACCGGCAGATCGCGATGGTCTGGCGTCGCAGCTCGGCGATGGGCGACTTCCTGATGCAGCTGGCCGGCGAGTTCCGCAAGTTGCCGGCCTCGTTGCTGGTGCCGCCGAAGACGCAGGTCGCGCAGGCGTTGTCGGTGTAG
- a CDS encoding adenine phosphoribosyltransferase: protein MSYFDSLIREVADFPKPGVVFRDVTPLLADAGGFARCIDALAEPWQGSEVQAVCGIESRGFIFGAALAQKLHAGFVPLRKPGKLPPPLVEVAYQLEYGSDRLQARNDALRPGERTLIVDDVLATGGTLAAAQELVLKLGAELVGASVLIELEALQGRSRWPGATPLHALLRY, encoded by the coding sequence ATGTCCTACTTCGACTCCCTGATCCGCGAAGTCGCCGACTTCCCCAAGCCGGGCGTGGTGTTCCGCGATGTCACCCCGCTGCTCGCCGACGCCGGCGGCTTTGCCCGCTGCATCGATGCACTGGCCGAACCCTGGCAGGGCAGCGAGGTGCAGGCGGTGTGCGGGATCGAGTCGCGTGGCTTCATCTTCGGTGCGGCGCTGGCGCAGAAGCTGCACGCCGGCTTCGTGCCCCTGCGCAAGCCGGGCAAGCTGCCGCCGCCGCTGGTCGAGGTCGCCTACCAGCTCGAGTACGGCAGCGACCGCTTGCAGGCACGCAATGACGCACTGCGGCCGGGCGAGCGGACCCTGATCGTCGACGACGTGCTGGCCACCGGCGGCACGCTTGCGGCGGCGCAGGAACTGGTGCTCAAGCTCGGCGCCGAACTGGTCGGCGCAAGCGTGCTGATCGAGCTGGAAGCATTGCAGGGGCGTTCGCGCTGGCCGGGCGCGACCCCGCTGCACGCGCTGCTTCGTTACTAG